Proteins from a genomic interval of Halomonas alkaliantarctica:
- the yrfG gene encoding GMP/IMP nucleotidase has translation MIDWREIDTVLLDMDGTLLDLHFDSHFWLDHLPRRYRELHQLDEASQEALRARIIGEQGTLNWYSLAYWSRELGVDIVALKREVQHLIGLRSDALDFLKWLKQAHPRVVLATNADRASLALKLPLTGLESYLDAIVSSEDVGAAKEEQAFWFALQEIEAFDPARTLFIDDNARVLESAREFGIKHLLGIKQPDSQRPEKELQEFIALDRFAHLLPEQLSEQVSETQGVPK, from the coding sequence ATGATTGATTGGCGCGAGATAGACACCGTCCTCTTGGATATGGACGGCACTCTGCTGGATTTACACTTCGACAGCCACTTTTGGCTCGACCATCTGCCGCGGCGCTACCGTGAACTGCACCAACTGGATGAAGCCTCCCAGGAAGCGCTGCGCGCGCGCATTATCGGTGAACAGGGCACTTTAAACTGGTACAGCCTGGCGTACTGGAGCCGTGAACTGGGCGTGGATATCGTCGCTCTGAAGCGCGAAGTTCAGCACTTGATAGGCCTGCGTAGCGACGCCCTGGATTTCCTTAAATGGCTAAAACAGGCCCATCCGAGGGTCGTGCTCGCCACTAATGCCGATCGTGCGAGTCTTGCTCTGAAGCTGCCGCTCACCGGCTTGGAAAGCTATCTAGATGCGATCGTCTCTTCCGAGGATGTGGGGGCCGCCAAAGAGGAACAGGCGTTTTGGTTTGCGCTACAAGAGATCGAAGCCTTTGATCCCGCGCGCACGCTGTTTATCGATGATAACGCCCGCGTGCTCGAGAGCGCTCGTGAGTTTGGCATTAAGCATTTGCTGGGCATTAAACAGCCCGACAGCCAGCGACCTGAAAAAGAGCTGCAAGAATTTATTGCTCTTGATCGCTTTGCCCACTTGCTACCCGAACAGCTTTCTGAACAGGTGTCAGAAACCCAAGGAGTGCCTAAATGA
- a CDS encoding RNA-binding S4 domain-containing protein produces MSESVRLDKWLWAARFFKTRALAKKAIEGGKVNYDGGRAKTSKQVEIGALIRVPQGWEILEVEVLSLSDQRRGAPEARTLYAETEESVQRRAKEAEARRLTNEAMQHPLKRPDKKQRRDIQRFQRHQGD; encoded by the coding sequence ATGAGCGAGAGCGTACGCTTGGATAAATGGCTGTGGGCCGCACGTTTTTTTAAAACCCGCGCACTGGCCAAGAAAGCCATCGAGGGAGGGAAAGTGAATTACGACGGCGGTCGCGCTAAAACCAGCAAGCAGGTGGAAATCGGTGCGCTTATTCGTGTGCCTCAGGGCTGGGAGATATTAGAGGTAGAGGTCTTATCGCTTTCGGATCAACGCCGCGGGGCACCAGAAGCGCGCACACTCTATGCGGAAACCGAAGAGAGCGTGCAGCGTCGTGCTAAAGAGGCCGAAGCAAGGCGCCTCACTAACGAGGCGATGCAGCATCCGCTCAAACGCCCTGACAAAAAGCAGCGCCGCGATATCCAGCGCTTCCAGCGCCACCAGGGCGATTAA
- the hslO gene encoding Hsp33 family molecular chaperone HslO produces MSDQIQRFMFDHTNVRGEIVTLAGAYHEVLDRHAYPPAVNELLGELLAAVALLTDTVKLDGTLSIEVRGRGVLSLLMAESNPGGELRAIARIAEDAALPSEHASFRELVGEGQIVITLDPREGHRYQGIVALDQESLGGCLEAYFSQSEQLPTRLWLAADEKRAGGLLLQRLPEESQNQDVDAWDRSVQLADTIKTEELLGLEQREVLHRLYHEETVRVFEPKALRFGCTCSRERMSYALHSLGKEELRDILHEQGAIDTQCHFCHTKYHYTAADIETLLDDPEAPSPTIH; encoded by the coding sequence ATGTCCGATCAAATTCAACGCTTTATGTTCGATCACACCAATGTCCGCGGCGAGATCGTCACCCTGGCGGGCGCCTACCACGAAGTGTTGGATCGCCACGCCTATCCACCAGCGGTGAATGAGCTGCTGGGCGAGCTGTTAGCCGCCGTGGCGCTGCTAACTGATACCGTGAAATTAGATGGCACCTTGAGTATCGAAGTGCGCGGACGCGGCGTGTTGTCGTTGTTAATGGCTGAATCCAACCCCGGTGGCGAACTGCGTGCGATTGCCCGTATAGCAGAAGACGCCGCACTGCCCAGCGAACACGCCAGCTTCCGCGAACTGGTGGGCGAAGGGCAGATCGTGATAACCCTTGATCCTCGTGAAGGTCACCGCTATCAAGGCATTGTGGCGCTGGATCAAGAGTCCCTGGGCGGCTGTTTGGAGGCCTATTTCAGCCAATCCGAGCAGTTGCCAACCCGCCTCTGGCTGGCCGCCGATGAGAAGCGCGCGGGCGGGTTACTGCTGCAGCGGCTGCCGGAAGAGTCACAAAACCAGGATGTGGATGCCTGGGATCGCAGCGTACAGCTTGCCGACACGATCAAAACAGAAGAACTGCTCGGCCTTGAGCAGCGCGAAGTCCTGCATCGTCTCTACCACGAAGAGACCGTGCGCGTTTTTGAACCCAAAGCGCTGCGCTTTGGGTGCACCTGCTCCCGGGAGCGTATGAGCTACGCGTTACACTCTCTGGGCAAGGAGGAACTGCGCGATATTTTGCACGAGCAGGGGGCTATCGATACCCAATGCCACTTTTGCCACACGAAATATCACTACACAGCAGCGGATATTGAAACTTTGTTGGACGACCCCGAAGCGCCATCGCCCACGATTCACTAA